TCTAGCAGCAAAAGTCGTTTGTCGCCAGTTCCACTCAATCGCCAGAAGGTTTATGTTGAAAGATATTTCTGTCCTGTATATCTTCCTGCCTGTCACGTGCTTGTTTACCTGTTGTTGGTTACTTCTGGCGGTTTCAAATTTCCTTTCATCTATTGATCAAAGAAGGCTGATATTGTCTTTATTGTCATCGACAGAATTGTCGTCTGTTTATGTCCACAGATTCTGGTGCAACTTCTGTCAACAAAGCTCCACCCGCCCAACTGACTTCATTGCAGGCGCTTCACACAATCGCCTCGTTGTTTGACagaaaggaaaatacagggATACCCGGGTTGACACCCAGTTACATGTGTTGACAGGACTCAGTCACAGCCACCTGGCACAATGATATCGGGTAGCAGGCTGGCGTCCTCCCACCCTGGTGTCCGATCGTCAAGATGTCTGAGAACAGTGACAGGAGACTACAGCTCTTCTCCACACCTGCAAGGTGAGACAGGGTCACTCCACCAGGTAGCAACAGCGGTCTGACAGGGAGAGCACGCCAAGCAGCACACACGTGTACCTCCTCCCTCAAGTAATCAGgcgtcagacagacagacagtcactcagacagacagacagacactcagacactcagacagacagacagacagtcactcagacactcagtcactcagacagacagacagacactcaGACAGTCAGTcactcagacagacagacagacagtcactCAGACAGTCAGTCACTCAGACAGAcactcagacagacagacagtcaaaCAGACAGTCACTCAGTcactcagacagacagacagacagtcactcagacagacagacagacactcgGACAGACCGATGTCTAAAACAATCAGATGACATCAACAAAGAACAAATAGTTGTGTGTATGGCATGTAGATATGTATGCATGTGGATGTATACAAATatctatgtgcatgtgtgtacctATAcgtatgtatacatgtgtatgtaccTATGTAGCtgtgggtgcatgtgtgtgtatacctGTGTGTACCTATGTGTAGACATGCATGTGATGTGCTatgtgcatgtctgtctgtatgtgtgtacgtgtatatgtttatttgtgcacatgtgtatatttgtatgtgtatgtacatattatgtgtgtgtgtttttgagtaTATGTATGTGAATGTATGAGGTACGTATAGGTATATACATAGGTATATGTATTGTATGTGAGCGCCGGACAACAAATGATGTTTCCTAGTacagtatacatatatacatgtctGTGAACGTGTGTACACATTAGACATGCATGTACAGTGGTGTCCCCGTGTCAACGAGTAATACCCTGCCAGACCTGTACCTGGGGTGGATCACACCGCGGATAACACACTGAGCCTATCACTGCGATAAGGCGGGGAAGcggggaaggagagaaaggaagaacaCATATTAACGGGTGTGTCTGAGATCCTGAGTTCACCAGGTTACCACTTTCTCGCTTGACGAGTGTCTGGAAACTCAGCGAGCTGTGTCCACATCGCATCCACACCGTACGATGAGAACTGAGGGACGTGTACAGTACAGTGtacactcatgtctgtcacaaTACTAGTAATGACAGTGCTAAGTATGTAGTGCTAATAATAGCAAGTGTCTTACGGAGGTACCACATGTTACTTGCGGTAACAATAATCATAAATGTGCGCCAACTTTTGCTTATATCATATACTCTCTGTGCTGACCAACGATAACAACGAAATGACATGAAAAACACAAGGTAACGATAACGGGCAGACACCAAACACACTGAGCCCCTGAGGTGAGCAAATGTACAGGTAATACAAGAGTGAGACATTAAAtgtcaaaaatacaaataacaaaactgtATAGATCATCATGGTAGTGATAATACTCGCAAATGTAAGAAAGaggtgtcacgtgatctcacAGCCTTGGTCTCCCCATCCCTCTCCATCAGCGTATCAATGGCCACCGCCCTCCACCCGTGAGGATGGAAGACAGGAGACAGCCAAACGACACGACATCCGGGACAAGCTGTACATCAGCTCACTGAGCCCCGCCAGACCTCACCCTGGCCTCGTCACATCAGCCGGTGTGCACACACCTACCCGACCGTTCACAGTTGCCGACCCTGAAAGACACAATATGTGAGTAAAACATAGTGTGACGTAGGGTACATCGTGTGACATAGGGTACATAGTGTGAGATAGGGTACATAGTGTGACGTAGGGTACATAGTGTGAGATAGGGTACATAGTACGACATAGGGGACATGGGGTACCTAGTGCGACATAGGGTACATAGTACCCAGACATAGCTAACATACGCACACACGCTGCATGACAACAGATTAGGATTAAGCTGCTGTTGCAGGTTAAGAAGCTGCTCAAGGACCGGAGCATGGAGACATCAGGTGGTCAAACACAGTTTGGCTGAGGCTGGTTGTCATGGGAACCCGACTGGCGTGTGCGCGATGACTACGGcgcaaaagaaagagagtgtgGAGCTACCCGTAAACACAGGTATGGTGAGCATGCTGAGGTCAGCAGTcatcgccacacacacacacagcactagAGTCACTGTGTGAgtgatatatataatatcttgTCTGCTGACTGCTGATGTGTGTAGTCACCTGTCATCGTAGATGTCATGTGGAGCTAACGGCCGCTTGGATGTATTCACTGACCACCCAGGCACAGGTTATACCCTGATTGAAAGTAGCTGTACAGCTGTGCTCTCGGTGTATGTTTTCCGATTTGTGTTTATGACTGCACTGTGTGATTGCAATATCCTGTCACCCTCCGGTTTACGACCTCAGTGTGTGTCTCCTGTGTGTACGACTTCAGTATGACGTGTCTCCTGTGTGTTTACGACCTCAGTGTGTGTCTCCTGTGTGTTTACGACCTCAGTGTGTGTCTCCTGTGTGTTTATGAGAAAGTTGTGTTCCTGATTTACAAAGAATTGGTTTATGTTTAGCATTTTCTCCCATCCACAAGTTCTGTGTCTACTTGTTTGACCAAAGTAGCATGACGACCACCACTGTGACGATAACCAGGGGAACAAGAGTAAAATTTATACGAATCTTCATCATTTGAATGGCACTGCAAGGACATGTAAGCTGGTGTCTGTGGGTCCAGAGCCAGCAGAGGAGGAAGTGATGGCAGCAGGACAAGACAAGTGGACAGCGCCGGAGTTGTGGCCCTTCTGTCCGACACCAAGGCCCGCCAGCAACGACCAGCGCCAGTGTCTGAAGGGCAGAGAGGGATGTCTACACTCCAGGCTTAGACAGTGCATCCGCTACGTCACTAACAGGTAGGCGTGACGTGCGACATCTGCCTCAGGTGGTTGATGGAACTTCCCCGTGTGACTAATGGGGGCTGAGTACTTTCTGGTCATGCAGTGTGTTAGCTTTAGTCCCCGAAAGCCTACCCTGCTAAGTTCATTATCTGTGCCAAACCTCTGGTCATTGTGAACTGTTATTTGCAAATTTATTGgacaaaatgtgtttcttaCAAAAGGTCACGCCCGCAGCTCATTATTGAATCGAAACAGAGCGCtagaaagttaaaaaagaaacagcataTGATCAATGCTTCGAGTTTCAAACATCGTCGCCAAGTCTGAGCACAAGCCGAGTTCAGGATGGCCAGTGGACGGTGAAGACATTTTAGAACTTCGCAGCATTCGTTAGAACACACGGTCGACACATCAGGTTTTGGTTTGCGAGCGTTTACCGGCGTTTGTAGAAATTTGTAAGAAAGAAATGTCTGCTATTTCCATTTGTCAAGATTTGATGAATGCTGAGGTCGGCCACTCGTCTTAGGCCTATTAAAGTGCAACTTTACTTATATGCAGTTTATTTGAATTGCTTTGGTTCAGTTTATCCTAGGTCTAGTTGTTCACCgcaaattatttttccaaatgAGAGGGCTGAGCTCAGTACAGGATGGTCTGTACCGAGACTTTAGTGAAATGCAGTTTTCTTCTCGAGAAAGGTCAGGAAAGAAGTAAACCAAGATGATGTCACAAAATGT
The sequence above is a segment of the Pomacea canaliculata isolate SZHN2017 linkage group LG6, ASM307304v1, whole genome shotgun sequence genome. Coding sequences within it:
- the LOC112566530 gene encoding uncharacterized protein LOC112566530: MISGSRLASSHPGVRSSRCLRTVTGDYSSSPHLQAYQWPPPSTREDGRQETAKRHDIRDKLYISSLSPARPHPGLVTSAGVHTPTRPFTVADPERHNMLRSCSRTGAWRHQVVKHSLAEAGCHGNPTGVCAMTTAQKKESVELPVNTEPAEEEVMAAGQDKWTAPELWPFCPTPRPASNDQRQCLKGREGCLHSRLRQCIRYVTNRQRMKRKSEMPVKSEDVSSRMYIVTRAASSSSSPMQVDPSDLYKAFMDTIARQTHLDSTAVHRPFYRHKSQRLACQTIDIT